The Paludibacter jiangxiensis DNA segment CGAAGGCCTTATCACTTCATTTCTGTTGTTCTGTTCCGGTTCGATGACCATTCTGGGTTCTATCCAGGAAGGACTTGGACAAGGGCATGAATTGTTACTCACGAAAGCCTTAATGGATGGATTTTCCTCATTGATATTGGCCACCACCTTTGGAGCCGGTGTTGCAGTAACAGCCATCCCGCTCTTTTTGTTCCAGGGAGGACTTACTTTGCTTGCCATGTTCTTTGGCGCAAACATCTCAATGACCATTATTACTGAACTGACGGCAGTGGGCGGAATCCTTTTAATTGGCATTGCTTTTTCCATTTTAGATATAAAAAAGGTAAAAGTAACCAATATGCTCCCGGCACTAATCTTCATTTGCCTCTTTGTATGGTGTAAAATTCATCTTTTCTGATGAGTCGACAAAAAAAGTAGAATTCTACATTATTCAGAAACAAAAGGTTAAAACAACAAACAAAAAAAACAGTCATTTTTTTCGCCGCAGCACTTGCAGATTCCAAAAATTGTCGTACCTTTGCAGGGCAATTGAGAGCAATAGCAATAACAACAAAATGGTGTGGTAGTTCAGCTGGTTAGAATACCTGCCTGTCACGCAGGGGGTCGCGGGTTCGAGTCCCG contains these protein-coding regions:
- a CDS encoding DUF554 domain-containing protein is translated as MIGTIVNTATVLLGGTLGVVFKNHISKRFAGIFFQAVGLFTLVLGIKMVLEGHEILLIIFSLIAGSFVGEWLKLDKRIEYFGDWCKKRLKGNNEKFSEGLITSFLLFCSGSMTILGSIQEGLGQGHELLLTKALMDGFSSLILATTFGAGVAVTAIPLFLFQGGLTLLAMFFGANISMTIITELTAVGGILLIGIAFSILDIKKVKVTNMLPALIFICLFVWCKIHLF